One Setaria italica strain Yugu1 chromosome II, Setaria_italica_v2.0, whole genome shotgun sequence DNA segment encodes these proteins:
- the LOC101761955 gene encoding cellulose synthase A catalytic subunit 9 [UDP-forming], with protein sequence MEASAGLVAGSHNRNELVLIRGHEDPKPLRALSGQVCEICGDEVGLTVDGDLFVACNECGFPVCRPCYEYERREGTQNCPQCKTRYKRLKGSPRVAGDDDEEDIDDLEHEFNIDDEKQKQLQGNMQNSQITEAMLHGKMSYGRGPDDGEGNNTPQIPPIITGSRSVPVSGEFPITNGYGHSELSSSLHKRIHPYPVSEPGSAKWDEKKEVSWKERMDDWKSKQGILGGADPDDMDADVPLNDEARQPLSRKVSIASSKVNPYRMVIVVRLVVLAFFLRYRILHPVPDAIGLWLVSIICEIWFAISWILDQFPKWFPIDRETYLDRLSLRYEREGEPSLLSAVDLFVSTVDPLKEPPLVTANTVLSILAVDYPVDKVSCYVSDDGASMLTFEALSETAEFARKWVPFCKKFSIEPRAPEFYFSLKVDYLKDKVQTAFVQERRAMKREYEEFKVRINALVAKAMKVPAEGWIMKDGTPWPGNNTRDHPGMIQVFLGHSGGHDTEGNELPRLVYVSREKRPGFQHHKKAGAMNALIRVSAVLTNAPFMLNLDCDHYINNSKAIREAMCFLMDPQVGRKVCYVQFPQRFDGIDVHDRYANRNTVFFDINMKGLDGIQGPVYVGTGCVFRRQALYGYNPPKGPKRPKMVTCDCCPCFGRKKRKHAKDGLPETTADVGMDGDKEMLMSQMNFEKRFGQSAAFVTSTLMEEGGVPPSSSPAALLKEAIHVISCGYEDKTDWGLELGWIYGSITEDILTGFKMHCRGWRSVYCMPKRAAFKGSAPINLSDRLNQVLRWALGSVEIFFSRHSPLLYGYKNGNLKWLERFAYINTTIYPFTSLPLLAYCTLPAVCLLTGKFIMPSISTFASLFFIALFMSIFATGILEMRWSGVSIEEWWRNEQFWVIGGVSAHLFAVVQGLLKVLAGIDTNFTVTSKATGDEDDEFAELYAFKWTTLLIPPTTLLIINIIGVVAGISDAINNGYQSWGPLFGKLFFAFWVIVHLYPFLKGLMGRQNRTPTIVVIWSVLLASIFSLLWVRIDPFIVRTKGPDVKQCGINC encoded by the exons ATGGAGGCGAGCGCCGGGCTGGTGGCCGGCTCGCACAACCGGAACGAGCTGGTGCTCATCCGGGGGCACGAGGACCCCAAGCCGCTGCGGGCGCTGAGCGGGCAGGTCTGCGAGATATGCGGCGACGAGGTCGGGCTCACGGTGGACGGCGACCTCTTCGTCGCCTGCAACGAGTGCGGCTTCCCCGTCTGCCGACCCTGCTACGAGTACGAGCGACGGGAGGGCACGCAGAACTGCCCCCAGTGCAAGACCCGCTACAAGCGCCTCAAGG GGAGCCCGAGGGTggccggggacgacgacgaggaggacatCGACGACCTGGAGCACGAGTTCAACATCGACGacgagaagcagaagcagctgCAGGGCAACATGCAGAACAGCCAGATCACCGAGGCGATGCTGCACGGCAAGATGAGCTACGGGAGGGGacccgacgacggcgagggcaACAACACCCCGCAGATCCCGCCGATCATCACCGGCTCCCGCTCCGTGCCG GTGAGCGGTGAGTTTCCGATAACCAACGGCTATGGCCACAGCGAGCTCTCGTCATCCCTGCACAAGCGCATCCATCCGTACCCTGTGTCTGAGCCAG GGAGTGCGAAGTGGGACGAGAAGAAAGAAGTGAGCTGGAAGGAGAGGATGGACGACTGGAAGTCCAAGCAGGGCATACTCGGCGGCGCCGATCCCGACGACATGGACGCCGACGTGCCCCT GAACGACGAGGCGAGGCAGCCGCTGTCGAGGAAGGTGTCGATCGCGTCGAGCAAGGTGAACCCCTACCGCATGGTCATCGTGGTCCGTCTCGTCGTCCTCGCCTTCTTCCTCCGCTACCGTATCCTGCACCCCGTCCCGGACGCCATCGGCCTGTGGCTCGTCTCCATCATCTGCGAGATCTGGTTCGCCATCTCCTGGATCCTCGACCAGTTCCCCAAGTGGTTCCCCATCGACCGCGAGACCTACCTCGACCGCCTCTCCCTCAG GTACGAGAGGGAAGGGGAGCCGTCGCTGCTGTCGGCGGTGGACCTCTTCGTGAGTACGGTGGACCCCCTCAAGGAGCCCCCGCTGGTGACGGCCAACACCGTGCTCTCCATCCTGGCCGTGGACTACCCGGTGGACAAGGTCTCCTGCTACGTCTCCGACGACGGCGCGTCCATGCTGACGTTCGAGGCGCTGTCGGAGACGGCCGAGTTCGCGCGCAAATGGGTGCCCTTCTGCAAGAAGTTCAGCATCGAGCCCCGCGCCCCCGAGTTCTACTTCTCGCTCAAGGTCGACTACCTCAAGGACAAGGTCCAGACAGCGTTCGTCCAGGAACGCCGCGCCATGAAG AGGGAGTACGAGGAGTTCAAGGTGCGGATCAACGCGCTGGTGGCGAAGGCGATGAAGGTGCCGGCGGAGGGGTGGATCATGAAGGACGGCACGCCGTGGCCGGGGAACAACACCCGCGACCACCCCGGCATGATCCAGGTGTTCCTGGGCCACAGCGGCGGCCACGACACCGAGGGCAACGAGCTGCCCCGCCTAGTGTACGTCTCCCGTGAGAAGCGCCCGGGGTTCCAGCACCACAAGAAGGCCGGCGCCATGAACGCTCTG ATCCGCGTCTCCGCCGTGCTGACCAACGCACCCTTCATGCTCAACTTGGATTGTGATCACTACATCAACAACAGCAAGGCCATCCGGGAGGCCATGTGCTTCCTCATGGACCCCCAGGTCGGCCGGAAGGTCTGCTACGTGCAGTTCCCGCAGAGGTTCGACGGCATCGACGTGCACGACCGATACGCCAACAGGAACACCGTCTTCTTCGAC ATCAACATGAAGGGGCTGGACGGCATCCAGGGCCCGGTGTACGTCGGAACAGGGTGCGTGTTCCGGCGGCAGGCGCTCTACGGCTACAACCCTCCCAAGGGACCCAAGAGGCCCAAGATGGTGACCTGCGACTGCTGCCCGTGCTTCGGCCGCAAGAAGCGGAAGCACGCCAAGGACGGGCTGCCGGAGACCACGGCCGATGTCG GAATGGACGGTGACAAGGAGATGCTCATGTCCCAGATGAACTTCGAGAAGCGGTTCGGGCAGTCGGCAGCGTTCGTCACATCGACGCTCATGGAGGAAGGCGGCGTCCCTCCGTCGTCGAGCCCCGCCGCGCTCCTCAAGGAGGCCATCCATGTCATCAGCTGCGGCTACGAGGACAAGACTGACTGGGGTCTGGAG CTGGGGTGGATCTACGGGTCGATCACGGAGGACATTCTCACCGGGTTCAAGATGCACTGCCGCGGGTGGCGCTCCGTGTACTGCATGCCGAAGCGGGCGGCGTTCAAGGGGTCGGCGCCCATCAACCTATCCGACCGTCTCAACCAAGTGCTCCGGTGGGCGCTGGGGTCCGTGGAGATCTTCTTCAGCCGGCACAGCCCCTTGCTGTACGGCTACAAGAACGGCAACCTCAAGTGGCTCGAGCGCTTCGCCTACATCAACACCACCATCTACCCCTTCACCTCGCTGCCGCTGCTCGCCTACTGTACCCTCCCCGCCGTCTGCCTCCTCACCGGCAAGTTCATCATGCCATCG ATTAGCACGTTCGCCAGCCTGTTCTTCATCGCGCTCTTCATGTCCATCTTCGCGACGGGCATCCTGGAGATGCGGTGGAGCGGGGTGAGCATCGAGGAGTGGTGGAGGAACGAGCAGTTCTGGGTCATCGGTGGCGTGTCGGCGCACCTCTTCGCCGTCGTGCAGGGCCTGCTCAAGGTCCTCGCCGGCATCGACACCAACTTCACCGTCACCTCCAAGGCcaccggcgacgaggacgacgagttCGCCGAGCTCTACGCCTTCAAGTGGACCACGCtcctcataccgcccaccaCGCTgctcatcatcaacatcatcggcgtcgtcgccggcatCTCCGACGCCATCAACAATGGGTACCAGTCGTGGGGCCCGCTCTTCGGCAAGCTCTTCTTTGCCTTCTGGGTCATCGTCCACCTCTACCCGTTCCTCAAGGGTCTCATGGGGAGACAGAACAGGACGCCCACCATCGTCGTCATCTGGTCCGTGCTGCTGGCCTCCATCTTCTCCCTGCTCTGGGTCAGGATCGACCCCTTCATCGTCAGGACCAAGGGGCCCGATGTCAAGCAGTGTGGCATCAATTGCTGA
- the LOC101762636 gene encoding AUGMIN subunit 8, whose protein sequence is MDPLKNEVKKATLVDETLRPPLVPSEKHNAFRGRDVASRYKTGPADATKTRRCTSPSLGRTSATEGTPAPKRAQSADRRRPSTPSTPTSRVSTPSTPTPRSITPVRDTARDLHKNSKRIASTKAPDGLWPAMRNLSSSFQSESVSTPATRKDKVISASSLDCTKGQGSVLTERKRSPFRRKNTGEQCENAQPSEEPPKRVIEQHRWPAMIGGQVPKNLMSRSIDLSGKTTRPVPSANTSRGISPRKTPSVESSDKGLSPSLDEVARSLAIQASRRDGKADSQKTERSKSVSRPNRTATFPVPVLQRSSSPNKALPAASSTSRAFQSPSRTRPSTPCRSQSAGAIQPSVTSPLINYMVDARKGKKNASQIEYIHQLRLLYNRHLQWLFINANAEDTLSFQKVTVENAIYNVWRNTIDLRDSVNVRRIMVQHLQQELRLYNILKEQIAYLEQWPTLERENSISLFGATEALKASTLRLPVTSGAKADAIALKNAVSSAVDVMQGLGSSVCCMFSKITDRESLVSELSVIAGQEKVMLDECRELLATAAKLQVHESSIRTHLMQQRHRLHDMN, encoded by the exons ATGGATCCCCTTAAGAACGAAGTGAAGAAGGCTACTCTTGTTGATGAGACTCTAAGACCACCATTAGTTCCATCAGAGAAGCACAATGCTTTCCGTGGGAGGGATGTTGCATCCAGGTACAAAACTGGTCCGGCTGATGCCACTAAAACAAGAAGATGCACATCACCAAGTCTTGGCCGGACATCAGCAACTGAAGGCACACCAGCACCCAAAAGAGCGCAATCAGCAGATAGAAGAAGACCGTCAACACCTTCAACTCCTACCTCTAGGGTGTCAACACCCTCAACACCTACGCCAAGGTCCATTACACCAGTTCGTGATACTGCCAGAGACTTACACAAGAATTCCAAGCGTATAGCAAGCACAAAGGCTCCTGATGGCTTGTGGCCAGCGATGCGTAACTTGTCTTCCTCCTTCCAGTCAGAATCTGTGTCTACACCTGCTACTAGAAAAGATAAGGTAATCTCTGCCTCGTCGTTGGATTGTACCAAGGGTCAGGGAAGTGTGCTAACCGAGAGGAAGAGAAGTCCTTTCAGAAGGAAAAACACTGGTGAACAATGTGAAAATGCCCAACCTTCAGAAGAACCCCCTAAGAGGGTAATTGAGCAACACAGATGGCCAGCCATGATAGGTGGGCAGGTGCCAAAGAATCTCATGTCAAGAAGTATTGACCTTTCTGGCAAAACTACCAGACCAGTCCCTTCGGCAAATACTTCAAGAGGCATTTCTCCAAGGAAGACCCCTTCTGTTGAATCTTCAGACAAAGGGTTGAGTCCATCATTGGATGAAGTGGCAAGAAGTTTGGCTATTCAGGCAAGCAGAAGAGATGGTAAGGCAGATTCACAGAAAACAGAGAGATCTAAATCTGTGAGCCGACCAAACAGAACAGCTACTTTTCCTGTTCCAGTTCTACAGCGTTCATCGTCACCAAACAAGGCATTGCCAGCTGCATCCTCAACTTCCAGGGCCTTTCAGAGCCCATCTCGGACAAGGCCTTCAACACCCTGTCGGTCACAAAGTGCTGGAGCTATTCAACCTAGTGTTACATCTCCTCTTATTAATTACATGGTTGATgcgagaaaaggaaagaaaaatgccAGCCAAATCGAATACATCCACCAACTGCGTTTATTGTACAATAGACATTTGCAGTGGCTCTTTATAAATGCTAATGCAGAAGATACTCTATCTTTTCAAAAGGTCACTGTTGAG AATGCCATTTATAATGTTTGGAGGAATACCATAGATCTGCGGGATTCTGTTAATGTGAGAAGAATAATGGTGCAACACCTTCAGCAAGAACTCAGGCTGTACAACATTCTGAAAGAACAG ATTGCTTACCTTGAACAGTGGCCGACACTAGAAAGGGAGAACAGTATCTCTTTATTTGGGGCAACTGAGGCTCTGAAAGCAAGCACACTGCGCTTGCCAGTTACATCGGGAGCTAAG GCTGATGCAATTGCTCTTAAGAATGCTGTAAGCTCAGCTGTTGATGTCATGCAAGGTTTGGGTTCATCTGTTTGCTGCATGTTTTCAAAG ATCACAGACCGGGAATCCTTGGTTTCAGAACTTTCTGTGATAGCAGGACAAGAAAAGGTCATGCTAGATGAATGCAGAGAACTCTTGGCTACAGCTGCAAAACTGCAG GTGCATGAGTCCAGCATACGGACACATCTTATGCAACAGAGACACAGGCTTCATGACATGAATTAA